The Aphidius gifuensis isolate YNYX2018 linkage group LG2, ASM1490517v1, whole genome shotgun sequence DNA window gtatatatgaaattttcgtTTAACAATGAAATCATTATCTATGATTTTCAGTCTATTTAAAATACGCAAAATTATATCAGTGTATAAAACAAgtctaataattaatcatcttAAATGCAACGTTATAAAAATTGCTTATACAATTACGTACGTTAAAGACTAatcgattttaattttataaatattattaaacaaataatatactaaatattatttgtgaaaaaaaaatttaatcattaactatcttctttttttttttaatttggatGGAATGTTTATTCACCTAAgccgaaaataattattattctttcaaCGAACCcaattgcaattatttttttccaccgGCAAGaacacattattttatttttttttaaatatatttaggaatgcatttttaaatacattaatttaCTCATGTCTTCTgtgaattcttttttttttttttcataaaatagaaTGACACAtagtaaattattcaaatggaaattatttttttctagcacgtttctaaactttttttttaaattcgaaataagttaattattttaaaaatattatttaaatttttttttgtatatcgagttaattaatatttaaagattGTTTTAGTCTAGCATTTTTTTGGATGTAAAAAATccgtaaaataattattatattataaattcaaagtgCAGTGCTTTCAATtggtgatgatgttgttgatgattgattttttttacagctattattatcatgtgtACAACAAATGTCATttgttaaatgatttttttgcaTCTCAGCAATATCAAtgtcatcaaaaaaatcactttTCATTGTACCAACAGCACTGTCTGTACAAAAACTATCTGTTCTACATAAATCAAGATTTTTATAACAGTCTGaataattgaatgaatttttatcgtCATTTGTATTGTCAATATCTggttcatcaatatttttaaatgtcaaataatCATCGGATTTTAATGTACTATCATTTGAACAAAAACTATCAGTATGATAGACATCAGCTTTTCGTAATGTACTTGAATTTGAATCAAAACTATCACTATGtgatagtttatttttttctccatacAATGGATGtacatatttttgttttggtaATGTATCTGAAGCAGTTAAACTTGTATGACGTGATAAAATTGAACCAATACTTGATGCAATACTCGattgtctttttaaattattattatcattttctaataaatttttattatcatttgttaattgttgtatttgtCGAATACTTGTAAAAGCATTTTTAGTTTGTTCTTTTGTTGGTGATATTTTCATTCTTCTTAGATATGAACCTTTTGgtgaatcttttttattttttttattaatatctttatttatttgttgacgTGATATTTCtcgatttttttcaatactatttttaagtttaccaatttgtttaaaatatgtaCCAACAAAACCACCAGCTTCTGGTGATTTCCaagatttatcaatttgattttgttcaatattactTTGTTCATTTAATgctgaatttaatttgtataaaaaattattatcaatatttttttgttcaacaatAGGCTCATCATTTGAATGtccaacaaatttaattttttcaataattggtAATGATTTTTCATGCTCTGGAAATacagatattttattaattttcaaatcatttatttgatttgtatctttcaaagaaattttattaatatcagtttcaaatttttcaatttctgtgtcatttaatttattttgatttcttGAAAATCTATTATTAAAACCACTTGGATCTTGTGATAGAATAATATCAGGTTTTTCATCATGAACAATTGAATCATTTGATTTTGAGGTTTGTCGTGAAAATTTACCactaattttatcaacttgaCTAGCTTGCCTTGAATATTTACTACGTGGTGATATTTCTCTTTCAATTTCTCGTTCAAGTGTACTatcatcacaattattttttttcttttcaataaatGCCTCTTTAATTGGTCGTAATCCAGGTGTTAATGTTTCTGGTGTTGTTGATTCACTACTACTTGGACTTGGTCCAGTATAATGACGTATATCAAAATCCAAATCAGATGATAATGTTGCACCAACAGATAAATGCATAGCTAAACCCTCAAGCCATACTTCCATAACTTCAAATGACGGTCTTTTATCTGGATTTAAATCACAGCATAAAAATGCAATCATATAAAATGTTTCTGGACAATTTGCACAAAATTTTTCTCTAAATACTTTTTGATTTAATCCAAAATCTGATGAACGTGGTAAATAATCTGGATCAGCTTGTACACGTCCAATTATTTCACAAACAACAATACCAAAACtaaatatatcaactttttcatcatatttattaccTTTCATCATTTCTGGTGCCATCCAATATGGATTACCAACAACAGTATAGCGTTTTTTCCTCTCTTTTTTTGAACATTTAATTTCAACATGattattaatactattattacCACCACCAGCACCAATAACACCACCactaaatctttttttatcatgactattattattattattatttattattcttgcaAGACCAaaatcagcaacaacaacTGTTTTATCATCACGTACAAGACAATTATGAGAATTTAAATCACGATGTATTATATTCATTGAATGTAAATAAGCCATTCCTGCAG harbors:
- the LOC122848351 gene encoding LIM domain kinase 1 isoform X2, producing the protein MDELNTSGGGGDDVCEEGEGEGPLICAGCLNAIDEDEFVQALNQEWHIDCFQCSACDVALNSWYFEKDGLLFCKDDYWASYGEACQGCGQVITGPVMLAGDHKFHPECFACNLCSSFIGDGESYALVERSKLYCGCCYKRQMQPLSRTSNYPFVRKPHSIRLVEIPPNTKGPEKQRGIKLTVDATPSPRSYGCALLRISELMRNVRGKINKLVASVLEVLFNLCCRFVDNRLNMSGDLMSLHIGDRILEINGTPVKDQPVESIEDLIRYSDSVLQLTIEHDPDALSKRTNFPTSPSAILSTATSPISSPESKERLFKRRDEGYISGNRSRQLRRSRDPTNKERSSSMSRLLDCSPPSSSTCDLNRTRSFRVEPKNQRIFRASDLVKGELLGKGFFGQVYKVTHRETNEVMVLKELYRVDEEAQKNFLKEVAVLRSLHHNNVLRFIGVLYKDKKLHLVTEFISGGTLRALLHDTNEPLPWEQRTSFARDIAAGMAYLHSMNIIHRDLNSHNCLVRDDKTVVVADFGLARIINNNNNNSHDKKRFSGGVIGAGGGNNSINNHVEIKCSKKERKKRYTVVGNPYWMAPEMMKGNKYDEKVDIFSFGIVVCEIIGRVQADPDYLPRSSDFGLNQKVFREKFCANCPETFYMIAFLCCDLNPDKRPSFEVMEVWLEGLAMHLSVGATLSSDLDFDIRHYTGPSPSSSESTTPETLTPGLRPIKEAFIEKKKNNCDDSTLEREIEREISPRSKYSRQASQVDKISGKFSRQTSKSNDSIVHDEKPDIILSQDPSGFNNRFSRNQNKLNDTEIEKFETDINKISLKDTNQINDLKINKISVFPEHEKSLPIIEKIKFVGHSNDEPIVEQKNIDNNFLYKLNSALNEQSNIEQNQIDKSWKSPEAGGFVGTYFKQIGKLKNSIEKNREISRQQINKDINKKNKKDSPKGSYLRRMKISPTKEQTKNAFTSIRQIQQLTNDNKNLLENDNNNLKRQSSIASSIGSILSRHTSLTASDTLPKQKYVHPLYGEKNKLSHSDSFDSNSSTLRKADVYHTDSFCSNDSTLKSDDYLTFKNIDEPDIDNTNDDKNSFNYSDCYKNLDLCRTDSFCTDSAVGTMKSDFFDDIDIAEMQKNHLTNDICCTHDNNSCKKNQSSTTSSPIESTAL
- the LOC122848351 gene encoding LIM domain kinase 1 isoform X3, with the protein product MDELNTSGGGGGDDVCEEGEGEGPLICAGCLNAIDEDEFVQALNQEWHIDCFQCSACDVALNSWYFEKDGLLFCKDDYWASYGEACQGCGQVITGPVMLAGDHKFHPECFACNLCSSFIGDGESYALVERSKLYCGCCYKRQMQPLSRTSNYPFVRKPHSIRLVEIPPNTKGPEKQRGIKLTVDATPSPRSYGCALLRISELNMSGDLMSLHIGDRILEINGTPVKDQPVESIEDLIRYSDSVLQLTIEHDPDALSKRTNFPTSPSAILSTATSPISSPESKERLFKRRDEGYISGNRSRQLRRSRDPTNKERSSSMSRLLDCSPPSSSTCDLNRTRSFRVEPKNQRIFRASDLVKGELLGKGFFGQVYKVTHRETNEVMVLKELYRVDEEAQKNFLKEVAVLRSLHHNNVLRFIGVLYKDKKLHLVTEFISGGTLRALLHDTNEPLPWEQRTSFARDIAAGMAYLHSMNIIHRDLNSHNCLVRDDKTVVVADFGLARIINNNNNNSHDKKRFSGGVIGAGGGNNSINNHVEIKCSKKERKKRYTVVGNPYWMAPEMMKGNKYDEKVDIFSFGIVVCEIIGRVQADPDYLPRSSDFGLNQKVFREKFCANCPETFYMIAFLCCDLNPDKRPSFEVMEVWLEGLAMHLSVGATLSSDLDFDIRHYTGPSPSSSESTTPETLTPGLRPIKEAFIEKKKNNCDDSTLEREIEREISPRSKYSRQASQVDKISGKFSRQTSKSNDSIVHDEKPDIILSQDPSGFNNRFSRNQNKLNDTEIEKFETDINKISLKDTNQINDLKINKISVFPEHEKSLPIIEKIKFVGHSNDEPIVEQKNIDNNFLYKLNSALNEQSNIEQNQIDKSWKSPEAGGFVGTYFKQIGKLKNSIEKNREISRQQINKDINKKNKKDSPKGSYLRRMKISPTKEQTKNAFTSIRQIQQLTNDNKNLLENDNNNLKRQSSIASSIGSILSRHTSLTASDTLPKQKYVHPLYGEKNKLSHSDSFDSNSSTLRKADVYHTDSFCSNDSTLKSDDYLTFKNIDEPDIDNTNDDKNSFNYSDCYKNLDLCRTDSFCTDSAVGTMKSDFFDDIDIAEMQKNHLTNDICCTHDNNSCKKNQSSTTSSPIESTAL
- the LOC122848351 gene encoding LIM domain kinase 1 isoform X1; amino-acid sequence: MDELNTSGGGGGDDVCEEGEGEGPLICAGCLNAIDEDEFVQALNQEWHIDCFQCSACDVALNSWYFEKDGLLFCKDDYWASYGEACQGCGQVITGPVMLAGDHKFHPECFACNLCSSFIGDGESYALVERSKLYCGCCYKRQMQPLSRTSNYPFVRKPHSIRLVEIPPNTKGPEKQRGIKLTVDATPSPRSYGCALLRISELMRNVRGKINKLVASVLEVLFNLCCRFVDNRLNMSGDLMSLHIGDRILEINGTPVKDQPVESIEDLIRYSDSVLQLTIEHDPDALSKRTNFPTSPSAILSTATSPISSPESKERLFKRRDEGYISGNRSRQLRRSRDPTNKERSSSMSRLLDCSPPSSSTCDLNRTRSFRVEPKNQRIFRASDLVKGELLGKGFFGQVYKVTHRETNEVMVLKELYRVDEEAQKNFLKEVAVLRSLHHNNVLRFIGVLYKDKKLHLVTEFISGGTLRALLHDTNEPLPWEQRTSFARDIAAGMAYLHSMNIIHRDLNSHNCLVRDDKTVVVADFGLARIINNNNNNSHDKKRFSGGVIGAGGGNNSINNHVEIKCSKKERKKRYTVVGNPYWMAPEMMKGNKYDEKVDIFSFGIVVCEIIGRVQADPDYLPRSSDFGLNQKVFREKFCANCPETFYMIAFLCCDLNPDKRPSFEVMEVWLEGLAMHLSVGATLSSDLDFDIRHYTGPSPSSSESTTPETLTPGLRPIKEAFIEKKKNNCDDSTLEREIEREISPRSKYSRQASQVDKISGKFSRQTSKSNDSIVHDEKPDIILSQDPSGFNNRFSRNQNKLNDTEIEKFETDINKISLKDTNQINDLKINKISVFPEHEKSLPIIEKIKFVGHSNDEPIVEQKNIDNNFLYKLNSALNEQSNIEQNQIDKSWKSPEAGGFVGTYFKQIGKLKNSIEKNREISRQQINKDINKKNKKDSPKGSYLRRMKISPTKEQTKNAFTSIRQIQQLTNDNKNLLENDNNNLKRQSSIASSIGSILSRHTSLTASDTLPKQKYVHPLYGEKNKLSHSDSFDSNSSTLRKADVYHTDSFCSNDSTLKSDDYLTFKNIDEPDIDNTNDDKNSFNYSDCYKNLDLCRTDSFCTDSAVGTMKSDFFDDIDIAEMQKNHLTNDICCTHDNNSCKKNQSSTTSSPIESTAL
- the LOC122848351 gene encoding LIM domain kinase 1 isoform X4, which codes for MDELNTSGGGGDDVCEEGEGEGPLICAGCLNAIDEDEFVQALNQEWHIDCFQCSACDVALNSWYFEKDGLLFCKDDYWASYGEACQGCGQVITGPVMLAGDHKFHPECFACNLCSSFIGDGESYALVERSKLYCGCCYKRQMQPLSRTSNYPFVRKPHSIRLVEIPPNTKGPEKQRGIKLTVDATPSPRSYGCALLRISELNMSGDLMSLHIGDRILEINGTPVKDQPVESIEDLIRYSDSVLQLTIEHDPDALSKRTNFPTSPSAILSTATSPISSPESKERLFKRRDEGYISGNRSRQLRRSRDPTNKERSSSMSRLLDCSPPSSSTCDLNRTRSFRVEPKNQRIFRASDLVKGELLGKGFFGQVYKVTHRETNEVMVLKELYRVDEEAQKNFLKEVAVLRSLHHNNVLRFIGVLYKDKKLHLVTEFISGGTLRALLHDTNEPLPWEQRTSFARDIAAGMAYLHSMNIIHRDLNSHNCLVRDDKTVVVADFGLARIINNNNNNSHDKKRFSGGVIGAGGGNNSINNHVEIKCSKKERKKRYTVVGNPYWMAPEMMKGNKYDEKVDIFSFGIVVCEIIGRVQADPDYLPRSSDFGLNQKVFREKFCANCPETFYMIAFLCCDLNPDKRPSFEVMEVWLEGLAMHLSVGATLSSDLDFDIRHYTGPSPSSSESTTPETLTPGLRPIKEAFIEKKKNNCDDSTLEREIEREISPRSKYSRQASQVDKISGKFSRQTSKSNDSIVHDEKPDIILSQDPSGFNNRFSRNQNKLNDTEIEKFETDINKISLKDTNQINDLKINKISVFPEHEKSLPIIEKIKFVGHSNDEPIVEQKNIDNNFLYKLNSALNEQSNIEQNQIDKSWKSPEAGGFVGTYFKQIGKLKNSIEKNREISRQQINKDINKKNKKDSPKGSYLRRMKISPTKEQTKNAFTSIRQIQQLTNDNKNLLENDNNNLKRQSSIASSIGSILSRHTSLTASDTLPKQKYVHPLYGEKNKLSHSDSFDSNSSTLRKADVYHTDSFCSNDSTLKSDDYLTFKNIDEPDIDNTNDDKNSFNYSDCYKNLDLCRTDSFCTDSAVGTMKSDFFDDIDIAEMQKNHLTNDICCTHDNNSCKKNQSSTTSSPIESTAL